The following proteins come from a genomic window of Phnomibacter ginsenosidimutans:
- a CDS encoding M24 family metallopeptidase, whose product MKFVKPGVYEHEVEAEIVHEFLRNRARGEAYGSIIASGDRARTLHYISNNAECKDGELLLMDFGANYGGYCADLTRTIPVNGKFSKRQKELYNACLDIHNYAKSILKPGITIVDYTNKVGDEATKQFLKVGLLKKKT is encoded by the coding sequence ATGAAGTTTGTGAAGCCCGGTGTATATGAGCATGAAGTGGAAGCCGAAATTGTGCATGAGTTTTTGCGCAACCGTGCCCGTGGCGAAGCATACGGCAGCATCATTGCCAGCGGCGACCGTGCCCGCACCCTGCACTACATCAGTAACAATGCGGAATGTAAAGATGGTGAACTGCTCCTCATGGATTTTGGCGCCAACTATGGTGGCTACTGCGCCGATCTTACCCGTACTATTCCTGTGAATGGAAAGTTTAGCAAGCGTCAGAAAGAATTGTACAACGCCTGCCTCGACATTCACAACTATGCCAAAAGCATTTTGAAACCCGGCATTACCATTGTGGACTATACCAACAAAGTAGGTGACGAAGCCACGAAGCAGTTTTTGAAAGTGGGGCTGCTGAAAAAGAAGACGTGA
- a CDS encoding TIGR01459 family HAD-type hydrolase, with product MHLSDFRSVIDQYDVIFFDSYGVLRSYQGLVPGVDRTFALLEEQGKEYYIITNDASRSPELLASSFHRAGLYNIQPDHIISSGMLAKEFLDLKVNDGIVAYLGTENSAHYIESSGLHTMPVSEIDDSNMHKVNALVMLDDEGFDWFRDLNKAVNLLRHRTIPAIAANPDNSYPVNNHDVSIAVGALAHMIEKVVGKKFIRFGKPDTQIFMFAYERLQAKRSISKKDILMIGDTLATDILGGNKFGLDTMLVLTGNTQPKDAESRIVSTGIVPTWICEAAVV from the coding sequence ATGCATTTGTCTGATTTCCGTTCCGTGATTGATCAGTATGATGTCATTTTTTTCGACTCGTACGGTGTGCTGCGTTCTTATCAGGGGTTGGTGCCCGGCGTAGACCGCACATTTGCATTGCTGGAAGAGCAGGGAAAGGAATACTACATTATTACCAACGATGCCAGCCGCAGTCCCGAATTGCTGGCTTCCTCCTTTCACCGGGCAGGCCTGTACAATATTCAACCCGATCATATTATTTCATCGGGCATGCTGGCCAAAGAATTTTTAGACCTGAAAGTAAATGATGGTATTGTTGCTTATCTGGGTACTGAAAATTCGGCGCATTACATTGAAAGCAGTGGCTTGCACACCATGCCCGTGAGCGAAATAGACGACAGCAACATGCACAAGGTGAATGCCTTGGTAATGCTGGATGATGAAGGCTTTGATTGGTTTCGTGATTTGAACAAAGCCGTGAATTTGTTGCGCCACCGTACCATTCCTGCCATTGCTGCCAACCCCGATAATTCTTACCCGGTAAATAACCACGACGTAAGCATAGCCGTAGGAGCACTGGCCCACATGATTGAAAAAGTAGTGGGCAAAAAGTTCATTCGTTTTGGCAAACCTGATACACAGATTTTCATGTTTGCCTACGAAAGGCTGCAGGCCAAGCGAAGCATTTCTAAAAAAGATATTTTGATGATTGGCGATACACTCGCTACTGATATTTTGGGTGGCAATAAGTTTGGATTGGATACCATGCTGGTGCTTACCGGCAACACACAACCCAAAGATGCCGAGAGCCGCATTGTATCGACGGGCATTGTACCCACCTGGATTTGCGAAGCAGCCGTTGTATAA
- a CDS encoding CDP-alcohol phosphatidyltransferase family protein, which yields MTGRNEMSSVTGGQSSAVVSKAAGSPSSVVGGLSIIPNLFTLLNLILGCCAIVFLLQNGIAIVETDPSPENPIGQKLELLPEAVYMAPLFIALAAVVDFLDGFVARALKASSEMGKQLDSLADVVSFGVAPAIIVYQFLRLSVAKTEAGLDTSFWWLAPAFVLAAAAAYRLAKFNLDTRQTHCFRGTPVPSVGLMVASFPLIYWTSNDATTLNLLTNQWFWYGLVALLSWLMVSDLPIMSNKPKSVTLQGLLPQLLLLAVTIIAAVLLGWWAGPIAYAAFVLLSVVFKKTIQ from the coding sequence ATGACTGGTCGTAATGAAATGTCCTCAGTAACCGGTGGTCAGTCGTCGGCTGTCGTCTCGAAAGCTGCCGGTAGTCCGTCGTCGGTGGTCGGTGGTCTTTCCATCATTCCCAATCTGTTCACATTACTCAACCTCATTCTAGGTTGTTGTGCAATCGTTTTCTTATTGCAAAATGGCATTGCCATTGTGGAGACTGATCCTTCACCCGAAAATCCTATTGGCCAAAAGCTGGAACTGTTGCCCGAAGCCGTGTACATGGCACCATTGTTTATAGCATTGGCAGCCGTCGTAGATTTTCTGGATGGCTTTGTGGCCCGTGCCCTCAAGGCCAGCAGCGAAATGGGCAAACAGCTCGATAGCCTGGCCGATGTGGTAAGTTTTGGTGTGGCACCTGCTATCATTGTCTATCAGTTTTTGCGCCTCAGTGTAGCCAAAACTGAAGCAGGTCTCGATACGTCATTCTGGTGGCTGGCGCCGGCCTTTGTGCTGGCGGCTGCGGCGGCGTATCGGCTGGCCAAGTTCAACCTCGATACCCGCCAAACGCATTGCTTCCGGGGTACGCCGGTGCCTTCAGTAGGATTGATGGTGGCTTCCTTTCCGCTCATTTACTGGACCAGTAATGATGCCACCACCCTCAACCTGCTCACCAATCAGTGGTTTTGGTATGGCCTTGTTGCATTGCTCAGCTGGCTCATGGTAAGTGATTTGCCCATCATGAGCAACAAACCCAAATCAGTAACGCTGCAGGGATTATTGCCACAACTGTTGCTGCTGGCTGTAACCATCATTGCAGCGGTGTTGCTCGGTTGGTGGGCTGGCCCCATTGCGTATGCTGCATTCGTGCTGTTGTCAGTAGTCTTCAAAAAAACCATTCAATAA
- a CDS encoding T9SS type B sorting domain-containing protein, with product MKCSQICCLLILFYSFTLIETYGQVCNVKAATFKQIPYINSERLKTIKNHTIVPIEDTINKIAYIFFKTTRIDPRGYEKQCFMIECRALGTHAIIWSKLYEDPRDNVNIVVSSANLNNFQQLIIATVSSKFENVEINPFSNEEIQALILNSNGQLLVSKSFQKSGNYLSTSAPQGAAFIALQNNNYVLCIDQFSQSDLLNPWKHLLYLDNQLNILKNAYYEITEDKNTYQFTLDISSHNNKVVFINSLDYRQFLDSPRGGNYLTFEWDPVSDHFNQPVRHFQPLESFEFSRLSPPISLPRGTPSFKINDSLLVLPNSFRVNKEIVNLSFFNFRKNQFEKSLLLKRKLEAYTFIHNIVCSNNKIRIAAELSNTEKESGYNIDHKTTKEKYLIFNLDNGNVEIEWEHQKPIMENRYTQSSFFSYSDSNFTVTRLPIYSPLDNDQYLEFQTFSQSEVLSNTCISLDSSTEFYTSQRSNFLVSPAPFTIEKKDTNIMKEAQSYLHSIDITYSSDTLCYETISCSTPVIQGVQKICDTSNTYSYTYSASSCKGNYTWIIPEDAALQLTNNVGQEQLNLKWKRPGTFVLYLKPNWCTNPADSMVIEVNPYTHKNYDAATKVLCTGDTYTLTAPSGLYNLRWNTGEQTSSKTVQNTGTYWYTGNDACGHSFSDTMLFTKDENDYRFSTTIEICKGYDSILVAPLGPVRYRWTGPNTSASDTLQNLRINASTNSAFDVWMTDNTGCIQKGLFRVMVNNCTTSIYVPTAFTPNQDGLNDTFRPILQGRVEYYRFEIRNRWGQRIFSNTQAAEGWNGRINGQPQPSGLYVWQLVIKFRNEPEKKMSGNVKLIR from the coding sequence ATGAAATGTAGCCAAATCTGTTGTTTACTGATACTCTTCTATAGTTTTACCCTTATTGAAACTTATGGACAGGTATGCAATGTAAAGGCTGCTACATTTAAACAGATTCCTTATATTAACTCAGAAAGATTAAAAACTATTAAAAACCACACAATAGTTCCTATTGAGGATACCATCAATAAAATCGCATACATTTTTTTCAAAACTACTAGAATTGACCCCAGAGGATATGAGAAACAATGCTTTATGATAGAGTGCAGGGCTTTGGGTACGCATGCTATCATTTGGTCGAAGTTATATGAAGACCCAAGAGACAATGTAAACATTGTTGTTAGTAGTGCCAATCTCAATAACTTTCAACAACTAATTATAGCGACTGTGTCGAGTAAATTTGAAAACGTTGAAATTAACCCTTTTTCAAACGAAGAGATTCAAGCACTAATTCTTAACTCAAATGGGCAACTGCTTGTCTCCAAAAGCTTTCAAAAATCTGGTAATTATTTATCAACCTCAGCCCCACAAGGAGCAGCCTTCATCGCATTGCAAAACAACAACTATGTTCTTTGCATAGACCAATTTAGCCAATCTGATTTGCTAAACCCCTGGAAGCATCTTCTCTATTTAGACAATCAACTAAACATACTTAAAAATGCCTATTATGAAATAACTGAAGACAAAAACACTTACCAATTCACTTTAGACATTTCATCACACAATAACAAAGTAGTATTTATTAATTCTTTGGATTACCGCCAATTTTTAGATTCACCAAGAGGTGGCAATTATCTAACTTTTGAATGGGACCCAGTTAGCGATCATTTTAATCAACCTGTCCGACATTTTCAACCGCTAGAATCTTTTGAGTTTTCTCGTTTGAGTCCACCTATTAGCCTTCCAAGGGGTACACCCTCCTTTAAAATCAATGACTCCTTATTGGTACTTCCAAACAGTTTTAGAGTGAATAAGGAAATAGTGAATCTCAGCTTTTTTAACTTTCGAAAGAATCAATTTGAAAAGTCTCTCTTATTAAAGAGAAAATTAGAAGCATACACCTTTATACATAATATTGTATGTAGTAACAATAAAATTCGAATAGCAGCAGAATTATCAAATACAGAAAAAGAGAGTGGTTACAATATTGATCATAAGACTACAAAAGAGAAGTATCTCATCTTTAATTTAGATAATGGAAATGTTGAAATTGAATGGGAACATCAAAAGCCCATTATGGAAAATAGATATACTCAATCTTCATTTTTTAGTTATTCAGATTCGAATTTTACGGTTACAAGATTACCAATCTATTCTCCACTAGATAACGATCAATACTTAGAATTTCAGACTTTCTCGCAGTCTGAAGTACTCTCCAATACTTGCATTTCTTTAGATTCTTCAACAGAATTCTATACATCGCAACGATCTAACTTTTTAGTTTCGCCAGCGCCATTTACTATTGAAAAAAAAGATACCAATATTATGAAGGAGGCCCAGAGTTATCTTCATAGTATTGATATAACTTATTCATCAGACACCCTTTGCTACGAAACAATTTCTTGCAGCACGCCGGTCATACAGGGTGTGCAAAAGATATGTGATACTTCCAACACATATAGCTATACCTACAGTGCCAGTTCGTGCAAGGGAAACTATACATGGATTATACCTGAAGATGCCGCATTGCAACTAACCAATAATGTTGGGCAAGAGCAACTCAACTTAAAATGGAAAAGGCCAGGAACTTTCGTTTTGTATTTAAAACCAAACTGGTGTACAAACCCGGCAGATTCCATGGTGATAGAAGTAAACCCCTATACACACAAAAACTATGATGCTGCCACAAAAGTGCTGTGCACTGGAGATACTTATACGCTAACTGCGCCTTCGGGCTTATACAACCTTCGCTGGAACACCGGCGAGCAAACCTCGAGTAAAACTGTTCAAAATACCGGTACCTATTGGTATACCGGAAACGACGCCTGTGGTCATTCATTTTCAGATACCATGCTGTTTACAAAAGATGAAAACGATTACCGCTTTTCTACAACTATAGAAATATGTAAGGGTTACGACAGCATATTGGTAGCACCATTGGGGCCAGTGCGTTATAGGTGGACCGGCCCCAATACAAGTGCTTCAGATACGCTGCAAAACCTGAGGATTAATGCAAGCACCAACAGTGCATTTGATGTTTGGATGACAGACAACACCGGCTGCATACAAAAAGGTTTGTTTCGTGTAATGGTCAATAACTGTACTACAAGCATATATGTTCCCACCGCATTTACGCCCAATCAAGATGGTTTAAATGATACATTCCGACCCATTCTTCAAGGCAGGGTTGAATATTATCGGTTTGAAATAAGAAACAGATGGGGGCAACGTATTTTTAGCAATACCCAAGCTGCTGAAGGATGGAATGGAAGAATAAACGGACAGCCACAACCAAGCGGGCTGTACGTTTGGCAACTGGTTATAAAATTCAGGAATGAACCTGAAAAAAAGATGTCTGGAAATGTAAAATTGATTCGGTAA
- the rsmI gene encoding 16S rRNA (cytidine(1402)-2'-O)-methyltransferase: MLYLVPSPIGNLSDMTYRAVEVLKQVDVILCEDTRTSSVLLNHYGISKPLSPYHQHNEHKVLQHLVTQLQAGKQMAVLTDAGTPGISDPAFLLVRECVRNNIAVECLPGATAFVPALVNSGLPTNRFTFEGFLPPKKGRHTMLTKLATEERTMVMYESPMRLVKTLDEIATYFGADRQCCVSRELSKKFEENKRGTLQEVADYFREKGVKGEIVVVIAGKE; the protein is encoded by the coding sequence TTGCTTTACCTCGTTCCATCTCCCATAGGCAACTTGTCTGATATGACATATCGGGCAGTGGAGGTATTGAAACAGGTGGATGTGATTTTGTGTGAAGACACCCGCACTTCTTCGGTGTTGCTCAATCATTACGGCATTAGCAAACCGCTATCGCCTTACCACCAGCACAACGAGCACAAAGTGTTGCAGCATTTGGTAACACAACTGCAGGCAGGTAAGCAAATGGCGGTACTAACCGATGCGGGTACGCCCGGCATCAGCGATCCGGCTTTTTTGCTGGTGCGGGAATGTGTTCGCAACAATATTGCCGTTGAATGTTTGCCCGGTGCAACGGCCTTCGTTCCTGCATTGGTCAACAGTGGATTGCCTACCAACCGCTTTACATTCGAAGGATTTTTGCCGCCCAAAAAAGGCCGCCATACCATGCTCACCAAACTGGCTACCGAAGAACGCACCATGGTGATGTATGAAAGCCCCATGCGGCTGGTAAAAACCCTGGATGAAATAGCCACCTACTTTGGTGCCGACCGCCAATGCTGTGTGAGCCGGGAACTCAGCAAAAAGTTTGAAGAAAACAAAAGAGGTACTTTGCAAGAAGTAGCCGACTATTTCAGAGAGAAAGGCGTGAAGGGTGAGATTGTAGTAGTGATAGCCGGAAAAGAATAA
- a CDS encoding aminopeptidase P N-terminal domain-containing protein, translated as MKNLPLNPKIFIQNRQRFIKKMKPNSIAIFNSNDEVPSNGDALYRFQQNSDLFWLTGIEQEDTMLVLYPDNPDPKYREVLVLVRPNEMKEKWDGKRLRAQEGKDISGAAAVLWLDSLDGLLQQWIHLADTIYLNTNENDRKASLIQTRDYRFVQDMQSRYPLHQYERSAKIMREVRGIKTKEEVEVVKTAIDITHKAFCG; from the coding sequence ATGAAAAATCTTCCGCTCAATCCGAAAATCTTCATCCAAAACCGTCAACGCTTCATCAAAAAAATGAAGCCCAACAGCATTGCTATTTTCAACAGCAATGATGAAGTACCCAGCAATGGCGATGCCCTGTATCGCTTTCAGCAAAACAGCGATTTGTTTTGGCTCACCGGCATTGAGCAGGAAGATACCATGCTGGTATTGTACCCCGATAATCCGGATCCCAAATACCGCGAAGTATTGGTACTGGTGCGCCCCAACGAAATGAAAGAAAAATGGGATGGCAAACGCCTTCGTGCACAAGAAGGAAAAGACATCAGCGGTGCTGCAGCGGTGTTGTGGCTCGATAGTTTGGATGGCTTGCTGCAGCAGTGGATTCACCTCGCCGATACCATTTACCTCAATACCAACGAGAACGACCGCAAAGCATCGTTAATACAAACACGTGACTATCGCTTTGTGCAAGACATGCAAAGCCGCTATCCGCTACACCAGTACGAACGCAGCGCCAAGATTATGCGGGAAGTACGGGGCATCAAAACCAAGGAAGAAGTGGAAGTGGTTAAAACTGCTATCGACATTACCCACAAAGCTTTTTGCGGGTGA
- a CDS encoding tail fiber domain-containing protein, translating to MKHLFFCCSLLFIYANALTQNIGIGTDAPQAKLHVNGNLQLQDGAAVSKFSRDSLMSENSHNNVPTERALRSYLSTGRWTGLDTAVTSTNGIVAKGFGIQGLGGPTAVALKDNLAFVVNWSNNSLVSYNISNLSDPQSKSNAYTNINGPSSVAVQGNYVYITSELGNALTIYSFTPTGSLIYVGMIGTGRRPTFVTVHGNFAYVTAERELAIYDVSVPATPVFKSIVTTNLSFPTGVVVQGNIAYVVSNGNNRLCMFDVSNPMSITALGFTNTGLSNARHVYVKNGFAYVTSRDNDRIQIFNVSNPASPTVAGFVQENIYQPYSIHGAGNFLFVANGQYNMVSVFDISNPTAPVARGYNTTNISGPGILFAQNDVLAVPSSGNNRLCLFTLDRTYGLSMSPTGLQLSATQWQTDGMNIFRGEGNVGIGISKPTAKLHVEGQTFLMGEVGIGTNFPMAKLHVEGNSYFNGNLSIGTTTQLATQTFANTLGAKVALYGSSATSQYGLGIQSNLLQLYTDIAGSNIGFGWGSSTAFTERARIINSGEVALQTNGRLQIRTGSQTAGLWLANAANTGNVGFIGLPNDNVMGFYGNNGAGWGLTMNANNGYVGIGLNGASASAPLQFSNNLGLTKISLYKGTYGDVGIGVYGGELRLQNDIPNGKVSMGVIQTDGSYAELAKAERNGAYAFAIFGSLWANGTTYASDRRFKQHISGIASPLQKLLQLNGVTYDMKAGDFNNMNFKQGREMGLIAQDVELVVPEAVSELNGYKGVDYAKLVPLLIESIKELKKEIDTLKAQQKR from the coding sequence ATGAAGCATTTATTTTTCTGTTGCTCACTACTTTTTATTTATGCAAATGCGCTGACTCAAAACATTGGCATAGGCACAGATGCACCACAAGCAAAACTGCATGTGAATGGGAACCTGCAATTGCAGGATGGAGCGGCCGTGTCAAAGTTTAGCAGGGATAGCCTGATGAGCGAAAACAGCCACAACAATGTGCCCACCGAAAGGGCTTTGCGTTCTTACCTCAGTACCGGCCGCTGGACCGGTTTGGATACAGCTGTTACCAGCACCAATGGTATTGTTGCCAAAGGATTCGGTATACAGGGTCTTGGTGGTCCAACCGCCGTAGCATTAAAAGACAACCTGGCTTTTGTTGTCAACTGGAGCAACAACTCTCTCGTTTCTTATAACATTTCCAATCTTAGCGATCCGCAGTCGAAAAGCAATGCTTATACCAATATCAATGGGCCCAGCAGCGTAGCTGTTCAGGGCAATTATGTATACATAACTTCAGAGTTGGGCAATGCACTTACGATTTATAGTTTTACCCCTACGGGAAGCCTTATCTATGTTGGTATGATTGGCACCGGAAGGCGTCCAACTTTTGTAACCGTACATGGAAATTTCGCCTATGTAACCGCAGAAAGAGAGTTGGCCATATATGATGTTTCAGTACCCGCCACACCGGTTTTTAAATCAATCGTAACGACCAACCTGAGTTTTCCAACAGGGGTAGTGGTGCAAGGAAATATCGCTTATGTGGTTTCCAATGGCAACAATCGCTTGTGCATGTTTGATGTTTCCAATCCTATGTCCATCACAGCACTTGGCTTCACCAATACGGGCTTGAGCAATGCCCGGCATGTGTATGTAAAAAATGGATTTGCCTACGTTACGTCAAGAGATAACGACCGCATTCAAATATTCAATGTGAGCAATCCGGCCAGCCCCACGGTAGCCGGCTTTGTGCAGGAAAATATTTACCAGCCTTATAGTATTCATGGTGCGGGCAATTTTTTGTTTGTGGCCAACGGCCAATACAACATGGTGTCTGTGTTCGACATCAGCAATCCAACAGCACCAGTTGCCCGTGGCTACAATACCACCAACATCAGTGGGCCGGGTATTTTATTTGCCCAAAACGATGTGCTGGCTGTTCCGTCTTCTGGCAACAACCGCCTTTGTCTTTTTACCCTCGACAGAACCTATGGCCTAAGCATGTCGCCCACAGGTTTGCAATTATCTGCTACGCAATGGCAAACCGATGGCATGAATATTTTTCGGGGTGAAGGCAATGTGGGCATTGGCATCAGCAAGCCTACAGCAAAGCTGCATGTAGAGGGCCAAACTTTCCTGATGGGAGAAGTGGGCATTGGTACCAATTTTCCCATGGCAAAATTGCATGTAGAAGGCAACAGCTATTTCAATGGCAACCTGAGTATTGGCACTACCACACAATTGGCTACGCAAACATTTGCCAACACATTGGGTGCCAAAGTAGCCTTGTATGGCTCCAGCGCCACCAGCCAGTATGGCTTGGGTATTCAAAGCAATTTGCTGCAGCTGTATACCGATATAGCCGGCTCCAATATTGGTTTTGGATGGGGCAGCAGCACTGCTTTTACGGAAAGAGCCCGCATCATCAACAGTGGCGAAGTAGCGTTGCAAACCAACGGCAGGTTACAGATTCGTACCGGTTCACAAACAGCAGGGCTCTGGCTGGCCAATGCGGCTAATACCGGCAATGTGGGTTTTATTGGTTTACCCAACGATAATGTGATGGGCTTTTATGGCAACAACGGTGCGGGCTGGGGGCTGACCATGAATGCGAACAATGGTTACGTGGGTATTGGACTAAACGGTGCTTCTGCATCGGCACCACTGCAGTTTTCGAATAACCTGGGCCTTACAAAAATCTCTTTGTACAAAGGCACTTATGGCGATGTAGGTATTGGTGTATATGGTGGCGAACTGCGTTTGCAAAACGACATTCCCAACGGCAAAGTGAGCATGGGCGTTATTCAAACTGATGGCTCCTATGCAGAGCTGGCCAAGGCCGAACGAAACGGAGCATATGCCTTTGCCATCTTCGGCAGCTTATGGGCCAACGGTACCACTTATGCCAGCGACCGCCGTTTTAAGCAGCACATTAGCGGCATTGCTTCGCCCTTGCAAAAACTGCTGCAGCTCAATGGGGTGACCTACGACATGAAGGCGGGCGATTTCAACAACATGAATTTTAAACAAGGCCGGGAGATGGGCCTGATAGCACAGGATGTGGAGCTGGTGGTGCCCGAAGCCGTGTCGGAATTAAACGGTTACAAGGGCGTGGATTATGCCAAGCTGGTGCCGTTGCTCATTGAGAGCATCAAGGAATTGAAAAAGGAAATTGATACGCTGAAAGCACAGCAAAAACGATAG
- the purS gene encoding phosphoribosylformylglycinamidine synthase subunit PurS: MTYTAHITVMPLKELLDPQGKAVMGGLGNLGLSQIKDVRIGKHITLQVEADSPEAAKAVATEAAQKVLANAVMEYFEVVIA; the protein is encoded by the coding sequence ATGACATACACTGCGCATATCACCGTAATGCCATTGAAAGAACTGCTCGACCCACAAGGCAAGGCCGTTATGGGCGGACTGGGCAACCTCGGCCTGAGCCAAATCAAAGATGTACGCATTGGTAAGCACATTACCCTGCAGGTAGAAGCCGACAGCCCCGAAGCTGCCAAAGCCGTTGCCACCGAAGCTGCACAGAAAGTGCTGGCTAACGCAGTAATGGAATACTTTGAAGTGGTGATAGCCTAA
- a CDS encoding putative PEP-binding protein — MISVASCPTTSIRKFCWTIRSRPFDQDGIGELIKFGTERGRITKPNLKVGICGEHGGDPESVKFCHRIGMNYVSCSPFRVPIARLAAAQAAIESPRKVTGKK; from the coding sequence ATGATATCGGTGGCTTCCTGCCCAACTACCTCGATCAGAAAATTTTGTTGGACGATCCGTTCCAGACCATTCGATCAGGATGGCATTGGTGAGCTCATCAAGTTCGGTACCGAACGTGGCCGCATTACCAAGCCCAACCTCAAAGTGGGTATCTGTGGTGAGCACGGCGGCGATCCGGAGAGTGTGAAATTCTGCCACCGCATTGGTATGAACTATGTGAGCTGTTCACCATTCAGGGTGCCTATTGCCCGCCTTGCTGCTGCACAGGCTGCGATAGAGTCGCCCCGCAAAGTGACCGGCAAAAAATAG
- a CDS encoding M24 family metallopeptidase — translation MKNEDRNVLESRAFRKYLYHGISHHLGVDVHDLGLKHLPIQAGMLFTIEPGIYVEEEQLGIRIENNVWITKTGNVDLFKGIPITVEEIEKAMKTL, via the coding sequence GTGAAAAACGAAGACCGCAATGTGCTCGAATCTCGGGCTTTCCGCAAGTACCTCTACCATGGTATCAGCCACCACCTGGGTGTGGATGTGCATGACTTGGGCCTGAAACATTTGCCCATACAGGCAGGCATGTTGTTTACTATCGAACCGGGTATTTATGTAGAAGAAGAACAACTCGGCATTCGCATCGAAAACAATGTATGGATTACCAAAACAGGCAACGTGGATTTGTTCAAGGGCATTCCGATTACGGTGGAGGAGATTGAAAAAGCAATGAAAACCCTGTAG